Proteins from a genomic interval of Panthera uncia isolate 11264 chromosome C1 unlocalized genomic scaffold, Puncia_PCG_1.0 HiC_scaffold_4, whole genome shotgun sequence:
- the KHDRBS1 gene encoding KH domain-containing, RNA-binding, signal transduction-associated protein 1, with product MQRRDDPAARMSRSSGRSGSMDPSGAHPSVRQAPSRQPPLPHRSRGGGGGSRGGARASPATQPPPLLPPSATGPDATVGGPAPTPLLPPSATASVKMEPENKYLPELMAEKDSLDPSFTHAMQLLTAEIEKIQKGDSKKDDEENYLDLFSHKNMKLKERVLIPVKQYPKFNFVGKILGPQGNTIKRLQEETGAKISVLGKGSMRDKAKEEELRKGGDPKYAHLNMDLHVFIEVFGPPCEAYALMAHAMEEVKKFLVPDMMDDICQEQFLELSYLNGVPEPSRGRGVPVRGRGAAPPPPPVPRGRGVGPPRGALVRGTPVRGAITRGATVTRGVPPPPTVRGAPAPRARTAGIQRIPLPPPPAPETYEEYGYDDTYAEQSYEGYEGYYSQSQGDSEYYDYGHGEVQDSYEAYGQDDWNGTRPSLKAPPARPVKGAYREHPYGRY from the exons ATGCAGCGCCGGGACGACCCCGCCGCGCGCATGAGCCGGTCCTCAGGCCGCAGCGGCTCCATGGACCCCTCCGGTGCCCACCCCTCAGTGCGTCAGGCGCCGTCTCGGCAGCCACCGCTGCCTCACCGATCCCGGGGAGGCGGAGGGGGATCCCGGGGGGGCGCCCGGGCCTCGCCCGCCACGCAGCCACCACCGCTGCTGCCGCCCTCGGCCACCGGTCCCGACGCGACAGTGGGCGGTCCAGCGCCGACCCCGCTGCTGCCCCCCTCAGCCACTGCCTCCGTCAAGATGGAGCCGGAGAACAAGTACCTGCCCGAACTCATGGCCGAGAAGGATTCGCTCGACCCGTCCTTCACTCACGCCATGCAGCTACTGACGGCAG AAATTGAGAAGATTCAGAAAGGAGATTCAAAAAAGGATGACGAGGAGAATTACttggatttattttctcacaagaACATGAAGCTGAAGGAGCGGGTACTGATACCTGTCAAGCAGTATCCCAAG ttCAATTTTGTGGGGAAGATCCTTGGACCACAAGGGAATACAATCAAAAGACTGCAAGAAGAGACAGGTGCCAAGATCTCTGTTCTGGGCAAGGGCTCAATGAGAGACAAAGCCAAG GAAGAAGAGCTGCGCAAAGGTGGAGATCCCAAATATGCCCACTTGAATATGGATCTGCATGTCTTCATTGAAGTCTTTGGACCCCCATGTGAGGCTTATGCTCTTATGGCCCATGCTATGGAGGAAGTCAAGAAGTTCCTAGTACCA GATATGATGGATGATATCTGCCAGGAGCAGTTTCTAGAGCTCTCCTACTTGAACGGAGTACCGGAGCCCTCTCGCGGACGTGGGGTGCCAGTGAGAGGCCGAGGAGCGgcacctcctcctccacctgtTCCCAG GGGCCGTGGTGTTGGACCACCTCGGGGGGCTCTGGTGCGTGGTACACCAGTGAGAGGAGCCATCACCAGAGGTGCCACCGTGACTCGAGGAGTGCCACCTCCACCTACAGTGAGGGGTGCGCCAGCACCAAGAGCGCGGACAGCAGGCATCCAGAGAATACCTTTGCCTCCACCTCCTGCACCAGAAACATATGAAGAATAT GGATATGATGATACATATGCAGAACAGAGTTATGAAGGCTACGAAGGCTATTACAGCCAGAGCCAAGG GGATTCAGAATATTATGACTATGGACATGGGGAGGTTCAAGATTCTTATGAAGCTTATG GCCAAGACGACTGGAATGGGACCAGGCCGTCGCTGAAGGCCCCTCCAGCTAGGCCAGTGAAGGGAGCATACAGAGAGCACCCATATGGACGTTATTAA